A stretch of Mucilaginibacter terrae DNA encodes these proteins:
- a CDS encoding UDP-N-acetylglucosamine 1-carboxyvinyltransferase has protein sequence MKSNLKAYIQGGQTPSGQVRVSGAKNASTRLLSAALIADETVTLNNFPTELVDARYKMDFIDKCGGKVTINELEQTVTVDPTGYELADLTDYNYPIRTTYLLVAGQIKRSGVARIPYPGGCKIGDRGYDLHMMVWQQLGATVTEKPDYIEVSAPNGFQPGEINFPISTIGGTENALISASIVDGETIIKNAYISPEVDSLIQFLRSLGAKIDVVGNSFIKVVGAKYLRGSIFQVMPDRIEAITWIVYGIISGGRITVEDVPFDTMEIPLIHLKHMGIDLYRNNNNVIVSPECLTNGQIQPFELACGTHPGIISDMQPFYTMLGLHANGTSRIYDYRYPERLKYCAELNKFYDNALTWKPGAITVEGGKSISGAVAESTDLRGSMAVVIAGLLAEGQTTIHNVEMALRGYNNMEQKLKDLGVNITVE, from the coding sequence ATGAAATCCAATTTAAAGGCATACATACAGGGCGGCCAAACACCATCGGGTCAAGTGCGTGTTAGCGGTGCCAAAAATGCCAGTACACGTTTACTAAGTGCTGCTTTAATTGCTGATGAAACGGTAACGCTCAACAACTTTCCAACCGAACTGGTGGATGCCCGCTACAAAATGGATTTTATTGATAAATGCGGCGGAAAAGTTACCATTAACGAGCTGGAGCAAACCGTAACAGTTGACCCAACAGGTTATGAGCTTGCCGATTTAACTGATTATAATTACCCTATCCGTACCACGTATTTGTTGGTTGCGGGTCAAATCAAACGTTCGGGTGTTGCTCGTATACCTTACCCGGGTGGCTGTAAAATTGGCGACCGCGGCTATGATCTGCACATGATGGTTTGGCAACAATTAGGTGCCACCGTTACCGAAAAACCTGATTATATTGAAGTGAGCGCACCTAACGGTTTTCAACCGGGCGAAATCAACTTCCCTATATCAACTATTGGTGGTACCGAAAACGCTTTAATTTCAGCCTCAATTGTTGATGGCGAAACTATTATAAAAAATGCTTACATCAGCCCCGAGGTTGATAGCTTGATACAATTTTTGCGTTCACTGGGTGCTAAAATTGATGTGGTTGGTAACAGCTTCATCAAAGTTGTTGGTGCTAAATACCTGCGTGGATCGATCTTCCAGGTGATGCCCGATCGTATTGAGGCTATTACCTGGATCGTTTACGGCATTATATCAGGTGGCCGTATTACGGTAGAGGATGTGCCTTTTGATACCATGGAAATTCCGCTGATACATTTAAAGCACATGGGTATCGATTTGTATCGTAATAATAACAATGTAATTGTATCTCCGGAGTGTTTAACCAACGGACAAATTCAACCTTTTGAATTGGCTTGTGGTACCCACCCTGGTATTATATCAGATATGCAGCCGTTTTACACCATGTTGGGCTTACACGCCAATGGTACCAGCCGTATTTACGATTACCGTTACCCGGAACGTTTAAAATATTGTGCCGAGTTAAACAAGTTTTACGATAATGCCTTAACCTGGAAGCCGGGCGCTATTACCGTAGAAGGTGGAAAATCTATCAGTGGCGCAGTAGCTGAGTCGACCGACTTACGCGGAAGTATGGCCGTTGTTATTGCCGGTTTACTGGCTGAAGGTCAAACCACTATTCATAATGTTGAAATGGCCCTGCGCGGTTACAACAACATGGAGCAAAAATTGAAAGATCTTGGCGTTAACATTACAGTAGAATAA
- a CDS encoding glycosyltransferase family 2 protein, with protein MSSYPLVSIITGYYNRKENLQQSIQSVLDQSYPNFEYIIFDDCSTDGTSELIAAFNDPRLRVLRHEKNMGFTKGIIAAIAESRGELIAIHGAGDVSFKERIAKQVQHMLDNPNVAIVGCLLEDVSKEGKVIHNPIADANAKAHFTQGEVMYRRSQYFQTGGYNAIFKYGQFTNLKRELLKLGEAGFVNELLYQRIHFDNGVTKNPKKRVEQRIYMHIGQELAIKESIFYVDVSSIAIKICLENLDMVIGTPQEDLLVFHLKKKGSYAYLLYKLYKQKALSANFFAKRVFKLLN; from the coding sequence ATGAGCAGTTATCCTTTGGTGAGTATTATTACGGGGTATTATAACCGTAAAGAAAACTTACAGCAATCTATTCAAAGTGTGCTTGATCAAAGTTATCCTAACTTTGAATATATCATATTTGATGATTGCTCAACAGACGGCACCTCTGAGCTTATTGCTGCCTTTAATGATCCGCGTTTGAGGGTACTAAGGCACGAAAAGAACATGGGCTTTACCAAGGGAATAATTGCAGCCATAGCCGAGTCAAGGGGCGAGCTCATTGCCATTCATGGTGCAGGCGATGTGTCGTTTAAAGAGCGGATAGCCAAGCAGGTACAGCACATGCTTGATAACCCTAACGTGGCTATTGTTGGTTGTTTGCTCGAAGATGTTTCTAAAGAGGGCAAAGTAATACATAATCCTATAGCTGATGCTAATGCCAAAGCCCACTTTACGCAGGGCGAGGTAATGTACCGCCGGTCGCAGTATTTTCAAACCGGTGGCTATAATGCTATTTTTAAATACGGCCAGTTTACAAACCTTAAACGCGAGTTGTTAAAACTTGGCGAAGCCGGTTTTGTGAACGAGTTATTATACCAGCGTATACACTTTGATAACGGTGTTACCAAGAACCCTAAAAAACGGGTTGAGCAGCGTATATACATGCACATAGGGCAGGAGCTGGCTATTAAGGAAAGTATATTTTATGTTGATGTATCATCCATCGCCATTAAAATTTGCCTCGAAAACCTTGATATGGTAATTGGTACGCCGCAGGAAGACTTGCTGGTATTCCATTTAAAAAAGAAAGGCTCATACGCCTACCTTTTATATAAGCTGTATAAACAAAAAGCGTTGAGTGCCAACTTTTTTGCGAAGCGGGTATTTAAATTGTTAAACTAA
- a CDS encoding MBOAT family O-acyltransferase — MDYYSGLKIHNSQSQHWRKIWLVLSVGINLGFLSFFKYYNFFAHSFADMMMTGFHYKMNVSTLSILLPVGISFYTFHGLSYVFDIYNRKIEPSTNFVQYSLFVSFFPLLVAGPIERATHLLPQVEKPRHFDYSRAVDGLRQILWGLFKKVVIADNCAQIANIVFNNSDHHTASALILGALMFTFQIYGDFSGYSDIALGTARLFGFELLRNFAYPYFSRDIAEFWRRWHISLSSWFKDYLYFPLGGSRGGMLKTVRNTFIIFLVSGFWHGANWTFVVWGGLNALFIMPSVIFKTNRKNLETVAQGKLFPNLRELLQMVITFALTVFAWIFFRAESLSHAFRYIKGIFSQSIFASTNVPLGVLPVLVVVFLIMEWLGRENKYAIEKLKAGKVPAIARWGLYYTMAALVYVYANNEQVFIYFQF; from the coding sequence TTGGATTACTATTCGGGATTAAAAATCCATAATTCACAATCGCAGCATTGGCGTAAAATATGGCTGGTTTTGAGTGTGGGTATAAACCTTGGTTTCCTTAGCTTTTTTAAGTACTACAATTTCTTTGCGCACTCCTTTGCCGATATGATGATGACCGGCTTTCATTATAAAATGAATGTATCTACCCTCAGTATACTATTGCCGGTTGGTATATCCTTTTATACATTCCATGGTTTATCATACGTGTTTGATATTTATAACCGCAAAATTGAACCTTCTACCAATTTTGTACAATATTCATTATTTGTAAGCTTTTTTCCGCTGCTGGTTGCTGGCCCTATCGAGCGTGCTACACACCTGTTGCCACAAGTTGAAAAACCCCGGCACTTTGATTATAGCCGTGCGGTAGACGGCTTGAGGCAAATATTGTGGGGATTGTTTAAAAAGGTAGTTATTGCCGATAACTGTGCACAAATAGCCAATATCGTTTTCAATAATTCTGACCATCATACAGCCAGTGCCCTGATATTGGGAGCATTGATGTTTACCTTCCAGATATATGGCGATTTTTCGGGGTACTCAGATATCGCCTTAGGTACGGCCCGGTTATTTGGTTTTGAATTGTTGCGCAACTTCGCTTACCCTTACTTTTCGCGTGATATTGCCGAATTTTGGCGCAGATGGCACATTTCGCTATCATCGTGGTTTAAAGATTATTTGTATTTCCCGTTAGGTGGCAGTCGTGGCGGAATGCTGAAAACCGTGCGCAATACCTTTATAATATTTTTGGTGAGTGGTTTTTGGCATGGCGCCAACTGGACCTTTGTGGTTTGGGGTGGTTTGAACGCCTTATTCATCATGCCATCAGTAATATTTAAAACCAACCGTAAAAATCTCGAAACAGTTGCACAGGGTAAATTATTTCCAAACCTGAGAGAATTATTGCAAATGGTAATCACTTTTGCGCTTACCGTATTTGCCTGGATATTTTTCAGGGCTGAAAGCCTGAGCCACGCATTCCGTTACATAAAAGGAATTTTCTCTCAAAGCATTTTTGCATCAACCAATGTACCGTTGGGCGTTTTACCTGTACTGGTAGTAGTATTTTTAATAATGGAATGGCTGGGGCGTGAAAATAAATATGCCATAGAAAAGCTAAAGGCAGGTAAAGTTCCTGCTATAGCCAGATGGGGGCTTTATTATACCATGGCGGCATTAGTGTATGTATATGCAAATAACGAACAGGTGTTTATATATTTTCAGTTTTAA
- a CDS encoding ArsR family transcriptional regulator yields the protein MKFFLNGDNKSYLRGLESEFGESSNAIRVELNRFEDAGLLVAKVDGNKKIYQANKQHSVYKDIYNLLIKFVGIDEIIEKVLCRIGDLHSAYVIGDFARGIDNKIIDLLLVGNELDKMYVYSLLEKVERLIGRKVRVLIVSAEEAESFTKNNPHLLIWHCDTNETAVKL from the coding sequence ATGAAGTTTTTCCTCAACGGCGATAACAAATCTTATTTGCGCGGACTGGAAAGTGAGTTTGGAGAATCGAGTAATGCAATTAGGGTAGAGCTTAACAGGTTTGAGGATGCCGGTCTGCTGGTTGCCAAGGTTGATGGTAATAAAAAAATATACCAGGCTAATAAACAGCATTCGGTTTATAAAGATATTTATAACCTGCTTATTAAGTTTGTAGGCATCGATGAAATTATTGAGAAAGTTTTATGCCGCATTGGCGATTTGCACTCGGCCTACGTTATAGGCGATTTTGCGCGGGGCATTGATAATAAAATTATAGACTTGTTGCTGGTAGGCAATGAGCTTGATAAAATGTATGTTTATAGCTTGCTTGAAAAAGTAGAGCGCTTAATTGGTCGTAAGGTACGTGTGCTTATCGTATCGGCCGAAGAGGCGGAGAGCTTTACCAAAAACAACCCGCATTTGCTTATTTGGCATTGCGATACCAATGAAACTGCTGTAAAACTCTAA
- the murB gene encoding UDP-N-acetylmuramate dehydrogenase gives MKAYTNFNLKEYNSYRLSAVCRNAYFPEYDEDIRSLFSDPDQKKIVLGGGYNVILSKDYYDADFVIFSGTYNNITLKGEDQISCQAGVDMKDLSEFALANGLTGLEIYYDIPSSLGGAVVMNAGAGGEDIKALLIDVYYYDPNNDTFNTITVEEINFEYRNSFFQKNPEMIVCRALLQLKKGDSDEIKAKMDKTKEARWAKQPREYPNAGSVFKRPPGRFVGPMIDELGLKGYTIGGAKVSEKHSGFIINHANATGSDIMELISNVQGRVKEKFEVDLEVEQRII, from the coding sequence ATGAAGGCTTATACCAATTTTAATCTTAAAGAGTATAACTCATATCGCTTGAGTGCAGTGTGCCGCAACGCATACTTCCCGGAGTATGATGAGGATATCCGTAGCCTGTTTTCAGATCCCGATCAAAAAAAGATCGTACTGGGTGGCGGTTACAACGTTATCCTTTCTAAAGATTATTATGATGCCGATTTTGTAATATTTTCCGGTACGTACAATAACATTACCCTCAAGGGCGAAGACCAGATTAGCTGCCAGGCGGGGGTTGATATGAAAGACCTCAGCGAGTTTGCATTAGCTAATGGTCTTACCGGGTTAGAAATTTACTACGATATACCAAGCTCCTTAGGAGGTGCCGTGGTAATGAATGCCGGTGCGGGTGGCGAAGACATTAAAGCCCTGCTGATTGATGTTTATTATTACGACCCCAATAACGATACCTTTAATACCATTACTGTTGAAGAAATAAACTTTGAATATCGTAACAGCTTCTTTCAAAAGAATCCTGAAATGATTGTATGCCGTGCGTTGCTGCAGTTAAAAAAAGGTGATTCTGATGAAATTAAAGCCAAAATGGATAAAACCAAAGAGGCGCGCTGGGCAAAGCAACCGCGCGAATATCCTAATGCCGGCAGTGTATTCAAGCGCCCTCCGGGCAGGTTTGTTGGTCCTATGATTGATGAGCTGGGCTTAAAAGGTTACACCATTGGCGGTGCCAAAGTATCTGAAAAACATAGCGGTTTTATTATTAACCATGCTAATGCTACCGGTTCCGATATTATGGAACTCATCAGTAATGTGCAGGGTAGGGTAAAAGAAAAGTTTGAAGTCGATCTCGAAGTAGAACAACGTATTATATAA
- a CDS encoding glycosyltransferase family 2 protein: MSENSLHTSADSNSAELVSVIIPCYNSQNFIHRAINSVFAQTHKHWELILVDNNSADNTLEMLNTYAQKYPGLIKVYQETKKGAPAARNKGLVHAQGEVIQYLDADDELLPGKIEGQLNLMQQQGAQLIAGEAIFVARNGETEVRTPRKLYINDAWVALIKSQIGITSANLFGKAALLSINGWDESLKSSQEYDLMFRMMQNPGVKVAFDQRPLTLIHKLESGISASDDKSRFAQIIDSRVQLRLRIKDFLKQANLQSPERADAVQTYIYDELMRNRFIIPAYVSQKMKSLGMRIPLKVQVKDSLNKIKRTIKG, from the coding sequence ATGAGCGAGAATAGCCTACATACAAGTGCTGATAGCAATAGTGCAGAACTGGTATCTGTGATTATTCCTTGCTATAATTCGCAAAACTTTATACACAGGGCTATTAACAGTGTATTTGCTCAAACACATAAGCACTGGGAACTCATATTGGTTGATAACAACTCGGCCGATAATACTCTTGAGATGTTGAACACCTATGCCCAAAAGTATCCCGGGCTTATAAAGGTTTACCAGGAAACAAAAAAGGGAGCTCCGGCTGCACGCAATAAAGGTTTGGTACATGCACAGGGCGAGGTTATACAATACCTTGATGCTGATGACGAATTGTTGCCCGGCAAAATTGAAGGGCAGCTGAATTTAATGCAGCAGCAAGGGGCGCAATTAATAGCAGGTGAAGCTATTTTTGTAGCACGAAACGGTGAGACCGAAGTGCGCACACCGCGTAAACTTTATATAAATGATGCATGGGTTGCGCTGATAAAATCTCAGATCGGGATTACCAGCGCAAATTTATTTGGCAAGGCTGCCTTGCTATCCATAAACGGGTGGGATGAATCCCTAAAATCATCGCAGGAATATGACCTGATGTTTAGGATGATGCAAAACCCCGGTGTTAAAGTAGCCTTTGACCAACGCCCGCTAACACTGATACATAAATTGGAGAGTGGTATTTCGGCAAGTGATGATAAAAGCAGGTTTGCGCAGATTATTGATTCGAGGGTGCAATTGCGTTTGCGAATCAAAGATTTTTTGAAACAAGCAAATTTGCAAAGCCCCGAACGGGCTGATGCGGTGCAAACTTATATATATGATGAACTGATGCGTAACCGCTTCATTATTCCGGCTTATGTAAGCCAAAAAATGAAGTCGTTAGGTATGCGCATTCCGTTAAAGGTGCAGGTTAAGGATTCGCTGAATAAAATTAAAAGAACTATAAAAGGCTGA
- a CDS encoding ABC transporter ATP-binding protein: protein MALDLKHSPLGYFRYFYDTLGNQLIFNIVLSVFLGLLDGLGLALFIPLLQFVNESGGAGNADAMGGLAFVVKAFGLVGLPLNLVTVLGFMVLVFVIKGLLNYWLSMEQIDLRQRYMIALRMKQIEDLDNLSYQGFLRLDAGRIQNAVTAEVGKNIQAMIQFLGTLKSIIVLISYIILAFIANWQFAFFIIAGGALSNFLYKQITESVKATSIEISRRGNLFSGFIIQAIHAFKYLKATNHFYEFSSKLKTVIDEVVKLNRKIGRWQSVTGSTREPVIIFIVAAVIIIQVNFMGSTLGSILLSLLLFYRALNGLVLVQMSWQGFMQNLGGLQSISDLKVLMHKEREIQPELKFGEFTSSIELRNLNFAYNSKPALTNINMVIPKNHTVAFIGESGSGKSTLANVITTLLRTTDGNLLVDGKNIYDYNLDSFRTHIGYISQDPVIFSDSVYNNVTFWAERTAENEERFREVIRKVSLVEFIENLENKEDTVMGDNGILVSGGQKQRISIARELFKRVDILILDEATSALDSQTERFIQDSIDELQGEYTMIVIAHRLSTIKNADVIYLMDKGQISASGNYEQLLNISERFQKMVSLQHV from the coding sequence ATGGCTTTAGACTTAAAACATTCTCCATTAGGATACTTCAGATATTTCTACGATACGCTGGGGAACCAGTTAATCTTCAATATTGTACTTTCGGTATTCCTGGGCTTGCTGGATGGTTTGGGTTTGGCATTGTTTATACCACTGCTGCAGTTTGTAAACGAAAGTGGCGGTGCTGGTAATGCCGATGCTATGGGTGGTTTGGCATTTGTGGTAAAGGCCTTTGGTTTAGTAGGATTGCCGTTAAACCTGGTAACCGTATTAGGTTTTATGGTTTTGGTTTTTGTTATAAAAGGCCTTTTAAACTATTGGCTGTCTATGGAGCAAATTGATTTGCGTCAGCGCTATATGATAGCCCTGCGCATGAAGCAGATCGAAGACCTTGACAACCTGAGCTACCAGGGCTTTTTAAGACTCGACGCCGGCCGCATACAAAACGCGGTTACTGCCGAGGTTGGCAAAAATATACAGGCCATGATTCAGTTTTTGGGTACCCTTAAATCGATCATCGTATTAATATCATATATAATTTTAGCGTTTATAGCCAACTGGCAGTTTGCCTTCTTTATTATTGCAGGCGGCGCGTTATCAAATTTCTTATACAAGCAAATAACTGAAAGTGTTAAGGCCACTTCAATCGAAATTTCGAGAAGAGGCAACCTCTTCAGTGGTTTTATAATTCAGGCCATACATGCTTTTAAATACCTGAAAGCCACGAATCATTTTTATGAATTTTCAAGCAAACTCAAAACCGTAATTGATGAGGTTGTAAAGTTAAATCGTAAAATAGGGCGTTGGCAATCAGTAACCGGTAGTACCCGCGAACCTGTTATCATCTTCATTGTGGCTGCCGTAATTATCATACAGGTAAACTTTATGGGCAGTACGCTGGGTTCAATATTACTAAGTTTATTGTTATTCTATCGTGCACTTAACGGCCTGGTGCTGGTACAAATGTCATGGCAGGGCTTTATGCAAAACTTAGGTGGTTTGCAATCTATTTCTGATTTAAAGGTGTTGATGCATAAAGAACGCGAAATTCAGCCCGAACTTAAGTTTGGCGAATTCACCAGTTCTATCGAGCTTCGGAATTTAAATTTTGCTTACAATAGCAAGCCGGCTCTTACTAACATCAATATGGTAATTCCTAAAAACCATACCGTTGCCTTTATTGGCGAGAGTGGGTCGGGTAAGTCAACGCTGGCTAACGTAATTACCACGCTACTGCGCACTACTGATGGCAATTTGCTGGTTGATGGTAAAAATATTTACGACTACAACTTAGATAGCTTTAGAACGCATATCGGGTACATTTCTCAAGACCCGGTTATTTTTTCAGATAGTGTGTACAACAACGTAACCTTCTGGGCCGAACGTACTGCCGAAAATGAAGAAAGATTCCGTGAGGTTATCAGGAAAGTATCGTTAGTAGAGTTTATTGAAAACTTGGAAAATAAAGAAGATACGGTGATGGGCGATAACGGTATTTTAGTGTCGGGAGGTCAAAAACAACGTATTTCTATAGCGCGTGAGTTATTTAAAAGAGTAGATATTTTAATACTTGATGAGGCTACATCGGCGCTCGATTCGCAAACCGAACGCTTTATACAAGATAGTATTGATGAGTTGCAGGGCGAGTATACCATGATCGTAATTGCTCACCGCCTATCAACCATTAAAAATGCCGATGTAATTTACCTGATGGATAAAGGACAGATATCAGCATCGGGTAATTATGAACAATTACTCAATATTTCAGAACGATTCCAGAAAATGGTATCATTACAACACGTATAA
- a CDS encoding glycosyltransferase, giving the protein MVQVSIIIPTYKDWHRLELCLKALADQSFSQNAFEIIVVNNYAHDTVPAGFFTPGNCTIITETNHGSYAARNAALKIAKGDILGFTDSDCVPDKDWIKNAVAYFTTHADITRIGGPLHIFFKGKGPTFTELFDMKYAFPQESYAKSGFAVTGNLFVKRVVFNTIGPFDETVESGGDYLWGQKAEAAGLKIAYSADVAVNHPARDSIKELYKKEKRVGKGQASFLPYQPGPKLTTFLNYLRHFKPNWIYVNDIWHNTPGTTKVQRLWLIHLQHFLAMVRYHHRLKHQIKKSNKK; this is encoded by the coding sequence ATGGTACAGGTATCAATCATCATTCCTACTTATAAAGACTGGCACCGCCTGGAGCTTTGCTTAAAGGCTTTAGCTGACCAAAGCTTTAGCCAAAATGCCTTCGAAATAATTGTGGTAAACAATTATGCTCATGATACCGTACCTGCAGGGTTTTTTACACCTGGCAACTGCACCATCATTACCGAAACCAACCACGGCTCATATGCCGCCCGTAACGCTGCACTGAAAATAGCTAAAGGCGATATTTTAGGCTTTACCGATTCGGACTGTGTACCTGATAAAGACTGGATTAAAAACGCGGTAGCGTATTTTACTACCCATGCTGATATTACAAGAATAGGTGGACCGCTGCACATATTTTTTAAAGGCAAAGGCCCAACCTTTACCGAATTGTTTGATATGAAATATGCCTTTCCACAGGAGAGCTATGCCAAATCGGGTTTTGCGGTAACGGGCAACTTATTTGTAAAGCGGGTGGTGTTTAATACTATTGGCCCGTTTGATGAAACTGTAGAATCGGGCGGCGATTACCTGTGGGGACAAAAAGCAGAGGCCGCCGGATTGAAAATAGCCTATTCGGCCGATGTTGCAGTAAACCACCCGGCCCGCGATTCAATTAAAGAACTTTACAAAAAGGAGAAAAGGGTAGGAAAGGGGCAAGCCAGCTTTTTACCTTATCAGCCGGGGCCAAAGCTCACAACCTTTTTGAACTACTTACGCCACTTTAAGCCAAATTGGATATATGTAAATGATATATGGCATAACACGCCCGGAACTACCAAAGTTCAGCGGTTATGGCTTATTCATTTGCAGCATTTTTTGGCTATGGTAAGATATCATCACAGGCTTAAACATCAAATAAAAAAGAGTAACAAGAAGTGA
- a CDS encoding glycosyltransferase family 2 protein produces the protein MKLSVITINYNNAAGLQKTMQSVITQTYTDFEYIVIDGGSTDGGVDVIKANEQGVNYWVSEKDRGIWNAMNKGIAVAKGEYCLFMNSGDYLATPAVLEEAVKYLNGKEIIYGDVYFIYEDGTVKIPTHEADIDLFKLTYTNLPHQATFIKTSLLNAIGGYREEYKVASDWFFLLQALVDHKAEFEKIPLIISYFDKTGVSSSIASGHENLDAVKKHYPYLLSQFERNAELRYYQLSKPHQMLKKVLRTIKGK, from the coding sequence ATGAAGCTCTCTGTAATTACCATTAACTACAACAACGCCGCCGGTTTGCAAAAAACCATGCAATCGGTCATCACGCAAACGTATACCGATTTTGAGTACATCGTTATAGACGGTGGCTCAACCGATGGAGGTGTTGATGTAATTAAAGCTAATGAGCAGGGCGTAAATTATTGGGTTAGCGAAAAAGACCGTGGCATTTGGAATGCCATGAATAAAGGTATTGCCGTAGCCAAAGGCGAGTACTGCCTGTTCATGAATTCGGGCGATTACTTGGCAACACCTGCCGTTTTGGAGGAAGCCGTAAAATACCTCAACGGCAAAGAAATTATTTATGGCGATGTGTATTTTATTTATGAAGACGGCACCGTAAAAATACCTACTCACGAAGCCGACATCGACCTGTTTAAGTTAACCTATACCAACCTGCCGCACCAGGCCACTTTTATAAAAACAAGTTTGCTTAATGCCATTGGCGGTTATCGCGAAGAATATAAAGTAGCGTCCGACTGGTTTTTCCTGTTACAGGCACTGGTTGACCATAAGGCTGAGTTTGAGAAGATACCACTGATCATCAGCTATTTTGATAAAACAGGCGTTTCGAGCAGTATTGCTTCGGGGCATGAAAACCTGGATGCCGTAAAAAAGCATTACCCATACCTGTTAAGCCAGTTTGAACGTAATGCCGAATTGCGTTACTATCAGTTGTCAAAGCCTCATCAAATGCTTAAAAAGGTATTGCGAACAATAAAAGGCAAGTAA
- a CDS encoding glycosyltransferase, protein MKVLHVNTVDFGGAATACLRIHKGLLKHGVDSKVLFLKRTKNVEETYTYSDAPTGLIGRLWDRVLGKIRFIRDNGKIDRIQQKLKPGMLYSNPTSYHDITKSPLYKEADIIQLNWVRGMIDEPSFFAKSTKPVIWRMPDLYTCGGGYHYETGFPFNELAAELKTNEKTKIKALKKANLTMVPISNWVKEKADASRVIGRFKKQVIHNGIDSNNFKPHDAAFARNEFNLPHDKIILLFGADIPADERKGYGLLLDALKLINRNDLCICVFGSGEVPKADNVYHVGHVNSEKVLSILYSAADYFIMPSIEEAFGQVTIESTACGTPVVSFPNGGSKDIIIDGLNGYLAADFTASALADAINKALDTQFDRKAIVEDTLTRFNINDKINEYITLYKSLLKA, encoded by the coding sequence GTGAAGGTATTACACGTAAATACAGTTGATTTTGGCGGTGCGGCTACCGCATGTCTGCGCATACACAAAGGTTTGCTCAAACACGGTGTCGACTCTAAAGTGTTGTTTTTAAAGCGTACCAAAAACGTTGAAGAAACTTATACTTATTCGGATGCGCCAACAGGGCTTATAGGTCGCTTGTGGGACCGCGTGCTGGGCAAAATCAGGTTTATACGTGATAATGGTAAGATAGACAGGATACAGCAGAAGTTGAAGCCAGGCATGCTGTACTCCAATCCAACATCTTATCATGATATTACCAAAAGCCCGCTATATAAAGAGGCCGATATAATTCAGTTAAATTGGGTGCGTGGAATGATAGATGAACCATCATTTTTTGCCAAAAGCACCAAGCCCGTAATATGGCGTATGCCCGATTTATATACCTGCGGCGGAGGCTATCATTACGAAACCGGTTTCCCGTTTAACGAACTTGCTGCTGAACTGAAAACTAACGAAAAAACAAAGATAAAAGCGCTTAAAAAGGCTAACTTAACCATGGTGCCCATATCAAACTGGGTGAAAGAGAAAGCTGATGCAAGCCGTGTTATCGGGCGTTTTAAAAAGCAGGTTATACATAACGGCATTGATAGTAATAACTTTAAACCACACGATGCTGCTTTTGCACGTAACGAGTTTAACCTGCCACATGATAAAATAATTCTGTTGTTTGGTGCCGATATTCCGGCCGATGAACGTAAGGGTTACGGTTTGCTTTTGGATGCCCTGAAACTCATTAACCGCAATGATTTGTGCATTTGCGTTTTTGGCAGCGGCGAAGTGCCTAAGGCCGATAATGTATACCACGTGGGCCATGTAAATAGCGAAAAGGTATTGAGCATTCTATACTCGGCTGCCGATTACTTCATCATGCCTTCTATTGAAGAGGCCTTTGGGCAGGTAACCATTGAGTCAACCGCTTGCGGTACGCCGGTGGTATCGTTCCCTAATGGTGGCAGTAAGGATATTATTATTGATGGGCTGAACGGTTACCTGGCTGCCGATTTTACAGCCTCAGCATTGGCCGATGCTATAAACAAAGCATTGGATACCCAATTTGACCGTAAAGCAATTGTAGAAGATACGCTCACCCGGTTTAACATCAACGATAAAATAAACGAGTACATCACATTATATAAATCATTGTTAAAAGCATAA